From Quercus lobata isolate SW786 chromosome 11, ValleyOak3.0 Primary Assembly, whole genome shotgun sequence:
CCatttgtacacaatttttcaataaaaattaggatgtgttactttttgttttatataataagacataatgataaatttatacaaactctattttctatcctcacttttcttctcaacaaaacaaatgattttttttatctttccactttttcattctcccaaccaaacatatatgagagaaaacaaaatttcttctattttctcactttttcacccctccaaccaaatggGCCATTAATccttaaatttgaaataatttctaaacccataaaattttaaaaatctatacGACATACTTAAATATTTACGGATTTGGAATAAGGCATTTAAAATCCATcactttaaaattcaaatccaaattcaagtatTCAAACACAACCTTAAGGAGGAAATAGGTAGTGAGGTGGGTAAATTACTTTTAACTATGAGTGAATATGGTAAAAGAAAGTAGGGGCAAATTTCTTTTAACTATGAGTGAATATGGGAAAAGAAAGTAAGGGATCtgagtattttcttttttttcatgagTAATATTATCCAGATGAAGCATCTATTTAGAAGTGAACTACCTATGGCAATTACACTGATTTTGGTTACTAGTCATTTAGACTATGTATGTATTGCATGATCTAAACAATCTAtgcaacaaaaataacaaagcTATTACTAATTTCACTACAAAAGATTTTATAATTGAGATAATTAATTATgccatttcatttttaaaatagagattctcattaaaaaaattgcagatTGCTAATCTCTCTTCTCAGTCTCTGTGGTAACTGCACTAATTGATTCTTCTCGCAGAGATTGTATTATAGACTTCATAGTCTATGATACGAGGACTCGGCTTTAAGAAGCTTTGAGCTCCAAAACAAATTCTTCCCAAAATGCGAGAAGTAATCATATTGCATTATTGCTCTAGACCAAATTGGTCATGCACCAGAAAGTTGCGTCAAATCCCAGTTCCCATCGTGCTCCTATCTTGTCGCAAAGTACTTTGACAGCATAATTGCAATATGACCAAGACCAACCCCACTGCTTTTCGTCACTCtcaccttttctttctttctatccaTAGGGGCTGTGACTCTGAGTAATGCTTTATTTACTTTTCAgcaagagtgataaaaatctgTACAAAAGTTTTATCTTAGCTGAAGGCTTGTAAAATAGTATACAAGTGTATCACGTGTATGGTATATTCACGTTCTGCTGCACAATTACTTTACGCTATGTTACAGTAAactttactaaataaaaaaaatgttagggGCACTAATTCTTATACCCATAGCGTATTGGATTTCAAAACTTTCACAAGAGTCTACTGTCTACTACATGAAAAAACTGAAATCTAATCAAGAGTTGACACGTAAGAAGGCCGTGAATTTGAGTGTCGGAAAAGGTGTAACACTCACagactaatatatatatatatatatatatatatatttatatatatatagatagagtCCTTGAATCAAAGAAGCTTTTATCATTGCGCACTCCTCTTTGAAACAATTATTTATCAAGGGTGCATTGAACTTCTTCCGCAGCTTCAAGCCTTCAAGAATGGATTCAACACCAACTGAAGTAGTTGTGTTCGAGTTTGGTCCATATTTCCGGGCATACAAAAATGGAAGAGTAGAGAGATTCTTTGGCACCGACAAGGTTCCTTCATCAAATAATTCTGATCATGCTGTTTCCTCCAAAGACTTTCTAATCGATCAAGAAACCGGCTTATCAGCACGTATTTTCATTCCTAGCACCATCAAATCGGGCCAAAAGCTTCCTCTCTTAGTGTATTATCATGGAGGGGCCTTTCTAGTTGGATCACCATTCTGTCCCACATATCATAATTATATGACTTCACTTGTAGCTGAAGCTAATATAATCACAGTCTCTGTTGATTATAGACTAGCCCCTGAGCACCATATCCCCATAGCTTATGAAGATTCATGGGCTGCACTTCAGTGGGTAGCAAAACATCATAACAATGAAGGCCCAGAAGGCTGGCTGAATGACCATGCTGATTTCCAGCGAGTTTTTCTGGCTGGAGATAGTGCTGGAGGCAATATAGTGTATAACATGGTAGCTCGAGCTGGAATTGAAGACTTGGCTGGCTTGAAAATATTAGGGGCTTGTTTAGTCCATACCTATTTTGGCAGGAAAGATTGTGAAGTGGACAATTATTGGCTTTTTGTGTGTCCTAATACAAGTGGAATCAATGATCCAAGAATAAACCCAGCAATGGATTCAAGGTTGTCGACCCTCGGGTGCACCAGGGTGCTAATTTGTGTTGCAGAGAAGGATGTGTTGAAAGAGAGGGGGTTGCTCTTTTGTGAGACATTAAGGAAGAGTGGTTGGGATGGAGAGGTGCAGATTGTAGAGACAGAAGGAGAAGAGCATGTGTTCCATTTGTTCAACCCAGATTGTGAGAAGGCAGTGATCTTGCTGAAAAGGTTGGCTTCTTTCTTTAACCAAGACATGGCTAATTAACTAAGCTATAGCTAGCTAATTGTGATGGTTTTTACAATAGGAATTAAGTGTTGGGTTATCGATTCTCTTTGCCATGAAACATTTTATTCTGAGTCATTATGTGATTAGAGAAATGAGAAGTGTGTAGAGTTTAATGACACCATTAATGTGTGTTGATGTTTTGTTCCATTTATGTTCAAGTAGTAGGGTGTAAGAGTACCATCATGTCTGGATTAATAAAATACTGTTGTTTAAGCTAGCAGAGTGTACGTATAGTCCCAAAAAAtgtatctttcttcttctcttccccTTTGCCTTCTTTTCATAATAAATGCATGATGTGAAGATGGATATCCTTTCCAAACACTTCTTTTAAAGTAGATGAGAGTTATCCTTCATCTTTGCCTTTGATATCATGTTAATTTACTAATtgtttaaaaaacttaaaattattaagatatagtaaatttattcatttaatcaCATACTTCCAATGGATTTTTCCAATTAAGTTTGATGTAACGGGGAATTGGTTGTTTAGTGGTTTGTACTTTGTGTGTAATTACACACAAGTTTGGTATGAACTAAAAATGGCGACTTGAATGTTTTGATTATGGAGTCAAGTTCGGGGTCTTGTTTTGAATGAAAGACAGTGATCAATAAAATGCCCCATTGGTCAGTTGATAGTTGTAGTCTAGAATCTCTCTATTAAGGACTTGATCAAAGAGGTTGGGTCAAACAAGGCTTGGTTTACTTGGACCAAACCCCTTTGACCAATCCTTGGGCCTACCTATCTTAGGCCTAAACAgtttcccccacccccccaatgGTAATTGAAATTGTGTGGACTCAATTATGGTAGGGCCGAAtgataaatagttttttttttttttggtttttaaagtCTTATATGGTGACTTTAGATATGTATTAAACTTTCTATACACTTGCAAGTAGAAATCATTGTAATGCACTTCTCCACCCAACTACAAGATGCTATATCCTGTTCAGAAAATTCAAACGTTtcgataaaatattttaatacattattttttaaaaataaaaatgtactaaatttcaaaaatatctgCATTAGTTTAAACTCTAGCAAAAAGAAGAATATTGacttataatataaaatagaaaatagtaaGTCtgagaatttatttattaattttttaaagagtaatATATTTGGGATATCCCGAAATAAAATAGAGATCTAATAATTTGGGATTGAGGGAACAGGGATCGACCTAGGATTTctataagccaaaaaaaaaaaaaaaaaaaaaactaaaaacttcaAATAAGCATTCATATAGTATTAACGAATTATAAATCaagacaaatatacaaaattattgttttttttttttttgagaaaacagtaaggaaattttattaataaaaatcagatCGGAACACAGCGTCCAAATCATCAGGTAGATCTTCTACCCATACATCAGTATCTGCAGATAAAACTGCTTTTCTAGCTAATTCATGAGCTAACTTATTTCCTCCCCTTCGAACATGAAAAAACTGACAAGGTTTTGCACTGTCCCTGGGATTGTAAAGCACGAATAACCCCCAGACAATCCCCTTCAACCTGGATACGAAAGAAAGACAGTTCTTGAGCAAAAGTGATTGCTCTATGGGCTGCCCGAGTTTCTGCCAATGCAACTGACTAAGGGAGAGCAATTTTCTAACTAAGGGCTGCCATAACTTCTCTTCTATGATCTCGAACAACCACCCCAATGCCCGCACAGCCCAAATGATCAAACAGAGCTGCGTCAAAATTGATCTAATAACAACTCTCAGGTGGAGGCGACCACCGTGCTACCAATCTCGGACCTGGGTTACTGATATGTTTGTTCACTTCTAGAAACTCTACAACCATAGCTTTAGCTCTTTCACCAACTTCATGCAGTGGCCAAGTTCCTTGATTCTCCCTAAGTTGATTCCGTCGCTGCCATAAACTTCACGCAATGGTGGAAAACAGAGCCACACGATAGCCTGAGCTGTTCTGCATTACGTCATCCAGCAAATCAAAAAAACTCCTGTGCTTCCTTGTATACAGATTAGCAAAGGTGATCTCTGACCTCCAAACTGATTGAGCATGGGGACAAAGCCAGAGACAATGCAATAAATATTCAGGATGATCATCACACGTCGCATAGGTATCATCCAACAAAATATGTCTAACCttcaaattttgtttagttGGCAGCGAATCCTTTGCAACTCTCCAGATGAAGTGATGAATTTTATTAGGGGTTTTAATCTTCCAAATGCCCTTCCAAGCTCTCTCAGCATCAGATGGAGAAGACGAACTCGGGTTTTGGCTAATCCCCTCTGCTGCCAACATACGATACGCACTCCTTACAGTATAGTTACCATCTGGGGTAAGTGGCCACACCAAAACATCTTCCCATCCCCATCATGCACATAAATCCGTTTGATCATCTCTGCCTCCCATGGTAGAAAGCATCTCTCCAACAAACCCGGATCCCACACtcttgtatttggatagaatAATTCATGCACTCTATTGATCTCTGCGCCTTGCCGAGGAGAAACAACCTTGCTCTGTCCCTGTTCAGGCAGCCGTCTATGGTTCCATATATCAATAAATAATCCGTTTCCCACCCTCCATATAGCACCTCTATTGATGACCTCACAGGCTTGCAAAATACTTCGCCACGCAAAGGAGCAATTAGGATGGACCGAAGCATCCAAAATATTACCATGAGGGAAATATTTAGCACTAAAAACTCGATAAAGCAAAGTATCCTTATTGTGAAATAATCGCTAGACCTGTTTAGCCAACAAAGCATTATTGAATTTCTGAATATCTCTGAACCCCATACCTCCAACAGATTtagaagaacacaaagaactcCAATTGACCTAGTGAATCTTCTTCGAGTCCCCTTGCCCCCACAAAAACTTTCGAATCATGGCTTCTATATCTTTACACAGGCTTACTGGCAATTTAAAAACACTCATGGAATACGTGGGAATGGATTGAACCACTGCCTTGATCATGACCTCCTTACCAGCTTGTGAGAGAAGCTTCTCTTTCCACCCTTGCATTCTCGCCCATATTCTCTCTTTGATTTGTGTAAAACAAGCTTTCTTTGCCCTACCAACAAAGGAAGGAAgccccaaatatttctcatagtGTTGAATTGCAGGAACATCTAGAGAAGATTTAATTGCCTCTTGCATCTGAGCATCTGTATTCTTGCTAAAGAACAGGGTAGTTTTATCCTTGTTGATAGCTTGACCGGAAGCTCTTTCATAACAAGCTAAGATATCCTGGATTTTTTCACACTCCTCCAAGGTGGCTCTACAAAATAACACACAATCGTCTGCTAAAAAGAGATGAGTGAGTTTAGGTCCATTCCTACATATAGAAAAACCATGAATGTCCCCATGTGTGGCTGCACTCCTAAGAATGGCATTAAGACCTTCTGcacaaaacagaaacaaataTGGCAAAAGAGGATCTCCTTGCCTCAACCCCCTAGTAGGCTGGATTACACCTTTTGGCTCACCATTGACTAGTATAGAATATGAAACTGTACTAACACATTCCATAATCAAAGCCACCCAAGACTCCTAAAACCCATCTTTAACAGAATACTCTTCAGAATAATCCACTCCACCCTGtcatatgctttactcatatccaatTTTAGTGCCATAAAACCATTCTTCCCCGTACAACTATTCTTCATGTGGTGCAAAGTTTCAAAAGCAATAAGAATATTATCTGTAATCAATCTATCAGCAACGAAAGCACTCTGAGTTTCAGAGATAATAGAGTTTAGTATAGGCTTAAGACGGTTAGCAATAACTTTACTAACTATCTTATAAATcacattacaaagactaataGGTCTAAACTCAGTTACTCTCTTAGGATTTTTAACTTTGGGAATTAGagtaataaaattattgtttcttaatatattaagatgcaattatctaccaacaaaaacaaaagactatttttttttttgtatctctaTTTGTCGCCCATTCCTTACTGTTGCCCCACTACTAACAAACAGTCAAAGTATCAATCACCaaacaatattatattttctctaCGGACTCTTCTCTTTCTATATATTATAGCTTTATTCTAAGGAGTTGAATTTTGTTCTGGAGATCATTTCacataatattttggtattagtgTATACCGGAACATTGCTTCGAAATAACGCACCTGATATatataggtttttatttatttatttatttatttatacaccAAACAGTCAAAGTGTAAAACactaaacaatattatattttctctacagactcttctctctctatatatgaTAGCTTTATTCTAAGGTTTTAAATTTCGTTTTGGAGATcattccataaaatatttcattactaGTGTATATCGGTGCACTATTCCGAAATAACGCACAGGATATATAtaggtatttatttatttaagttttaataaaataaaatagattgatcataaaatattatatatatattttttggtatttttgtaaataagcGAAGACCTTAAGGGTATTTGTAAAGTAGATACTTTCCAATAAGTTTCCAAACtcacccacatcagtgggtgtaaaattgtgtatTTATGCAGAATTGCTAcagtaaccatgcatatatgcacaATTACTGTAGTATGTGCATTTAACATTTTAATACTTTTTCCTCTCTCCTTGTCTCTGCTTTCACTCTTACTCTTACTTGACTCTCTCATTGTCTCTACTCTCACCTCACCTTACTCTCCCACCATATTAGCCAAATTGAAATCCCAAAAACTTATAGAGCATGAACATGAGAGAAggtaatgaaagaaaattttccaaaacaaaGATTAAAGACTGATAATCAGAGATGAAGTTGCAGATTTGTttggcgagagagagagagagaggccatgagtgagaaaataataaaaaaatggtaaaagaatgaatattttattgaataaatgtatAGAATAGATAGACTGATGTGGGTTGTAAGGACCCGTTtcgcagcccaagcccaagatgtatgatCCTGGCCTAGTAAGCCtagtacaatgaatttgtagagagtgggtcaaagaactaggccttaGCGAGTTGGACAATGGCTAGTACTGgattaaatgacaatcaaacacaaataagagattttgatATCAATGGATTTATAGTCCGAGGAGGTTTCACTTTTATAAATTGATCACAATTGGGTCTAAGTACAATTtggattgctacagtgttctctctctaCCTCACGAAGggtcttttacattatatagttcccccTGGACCAttttgatcctacacttgttgatcatttgagccttcacttgagtgcctgtcccattaGACACGCTTTTtggttttctgtgagttgtggtagccaagacaacactgttcaggggtctcctcaacataaatgcggccaggaaagtagctgcagtgcattcaatgcggtggtaccAGCTTTCCCTAAGATATTTCTGAGGTCTCATTGTCCTTAGATGTTCATGATACAGATCTTTATCACTGGAGCTTCCTGGAAGGTCATCGTGATTGTTGGAAAACGTATTTGAGACGTACTTATCATATCTaaggagatattcctcctcggactatCCTCCTATCTGTATTTCGCTCATTGAGTCCTGGGTTTGAACCATTCATTATCATTCACTCGTCCTCAGATTGCTCACCTTCTCAGTCAAGGCCCAATACATGATTTGGGCTTTTaaccctacaatagcccctcaaaaattcggttttttcctctcatttgaggagaaaagtggggttttgatttttctggCATTAATAGTATTCTGTCCCTTGACTTGCACATGTGGGAGTGCCATTTATGCATCCCATGATTGCTACTAACGCTTCGAAGCTCGTGAGGCGTCATTAATTGCACCAGGCAGTGTGTTTTTCCCCTTATCCAACGGTTAGACGCTAATCCAATGGCTGGTATTTCTCATTGGGTTTTAAGTGGGATAACTCCCACCCAATTTCGTCCTTTAAATAGAGCATCCGGGGAAatcattttcctcattttacaAGTCTTCAAACTCTCTAGAGATCCTAAGCATTCAAACTCACAAAGTTTCCTAAGTGACTAGACTTCCCATACCTTTCCTTCGAGAAAtccttgaaaattttctaaaagttTCAGGGATTTACGCACATCTTAGTTCTTGTaagtttctatttctttaaatttttctttttctcctcggccTGTCTTCTCGGCCTTCTAGTTCTTAATTCGCCCTTTATCATTTTTAGTCGTTCCCCTTTTAACTTgtccagatgggtagattcaagtaTTTAGTAAACTCTCCTTCCAAAATAGAGGCCTTTAAGAATAGATACCACATTTCGCGGGAGGTTGTTCTATGATATTGTTCCCCAGAACAAATAGTGTTACATAGAGAAGAGGGGGAAGTCATCATCCCTATGATAGCTTCCATAGAAGGGGGAATGACTCTCTCCATGGGTAGGATAACACGAGATTACCTTATCAACCATAGGATATGCCCCCATCAATGTGCGTCTAACCTATTTAGGGTCTTAGGTAGTGTTGATGCTCTCAACAAGCATTTGCGCTTGGGGCTCACCTGGCATGATGTGGTtcacatgtacgagtgccactcCTTAAAAAACGCGGGATTTTATCTCAAGTCCTGATCTGATGTCGTCAGACTAGTATCATGCTTGCCTAAATCTAACAAGGGTATGAAAGACGACTATCTGATAGCTTTGAATGCATGGCATGATGGCCTTCACTGCCCAGTCCGAGAGGGAGAGCCAGGTGGGGTACCTTAAAGTTAGGTTCCTTAGCAAGAGATTTAGATTCTTTAACCCTAACCATGTCGTTATTTCCCTTTCACTTTGctttcttttgatgatggattttaaCTTTCTAACCACGTTTTGCCTCTCGGCTATTTTTGCATATAAGAGGCACGTAGCTCCTAAGCTTAGCCACACCAACGTTGCCACTCTCAACTACTTACTAAGATCCGAAATCTTTGTAAGTGAAGACAGACAGCTAAGAGCCGTCCACCTAATTTTGGACTTCCAGCCAATCTCGGAGATATATCAAGACGTCGGCAACGCCATAAGAGCGGGTGACCCAAGGTTGGCTCGGATTGACGTTTTATGGCCAAATTTCTTAGCCCGAGATGATCTTCCACCAGTTGCACTGCCACTTCAACGAATTCTACTTGAAGCAGCAGCAGCACTTGAGGAGGAAATTGCCTCTTCACTTTTATAACTAGAGGAGGAGATAGACAAATTCCACTTCGAAGAAGAAGAGAACCCAGGGGTTCCTATAGTTACCATCTCGGACGCTGAGGGTGAAACTGACAGGCACTTTGGTGTTCACGTCCTTATTTTGGTGATTACTCGCCCAGACAGCTCCTCTAAAGAAGAGGAAGACGGGATGGCATTGAACAAGGGAAACAAGAGCTTAAGGGACCTCATGGCGGCCCAGAATAAAATGTCAACTTCAAAGGAAGCCACCAAGTCCCAAGTTCCACCCACACTTCCTCCTCCCCCTCCCTCACTTCTTGTCGACCTTGGACTGAAAGTTATTCCCgatctgaaaaagaaaaggccagTTCAGGAGCTCGAAAAAGGAGAGGTAGGCTCTCAAAAGGGGGCTAAGCAGCAGAAGGTGGCCAAAGATCCTCGGGATAAGAGTTCTTCTTCTGTTGATAGCCGGGAGGAGCAAAATAGGGCCGATGTGCGCCTCTTGCAACGCCTTTGGTCTCCTCGGCTCGGGGTGGATGGGGCTGCCATCCCTTGGAATGCCTCAGTCAGGGACTTCCAATGGGGGCGAGTGGGCTACCTTGCTGAAGCCTTGGAGCAACCTCTTCTCCTCCTGAAAGATATGGAGGCGTACAGGCACTTTAAGCAAAACGACCTCTTCTTGTCTCTAAAGAGAGACCTTGCTATGGTAAGCAGTCTATGACATCTTTGAATTTCAATGCTAAGCTTTGCTTTTGTTctttccctattttttttacttagatgATTCTTCTGTTGTTTTTGCGCAGGTTGCTTAACAAATTTTTGTGGCCAAGGAGTGGGTGCGCGACACCCGTAATGAGGCTAACGTTGCGG
This genomic window contains:
- the LOC115968308 gene encoding probable carboxylesterase 5, producing the protein MDSTPTEVVVFEFGPYFRAYKNGRVERFFGTDKVPSSNNSDHAVSSKDFLIDQETGLSARIFIPSTIKSGQKLPLLVYYHGGAFLVGSPFCPTYHNYMTSLVAEANIITVSVDYRLAPEHHIPIAYEDSWAALQWVAKHHNNEGPEGWLNDHADFQRVFLAGDSAGGNIVYNMVARAGIEDLAGLKILGACLVHTYFGRKDCEVDNYWLFVCPNTSGINDPRINPAMDSRLSTLGCTRVLICVAEKDVLKERGLLFCETLRKSGWDGEVQIVETEGEEHVFHLFNPDCEKAVILLKRLASFFNQDMAN